A genomic region of Trifolium pratense cultivar HEN17-A07 linkage group LG3, ARS_RC_1.1, whole genome shotgun sequence contains the following coding sequences:
- the LOC123917952 gene encoding respiratory burst oxidase homolog protein D-like yields the protein MGTNEIEVVSSELIERVPHHNNGSLNRRKTKSNSVISPELEQDDEDDDDDEGFAEATFVLQGDSVTLESVKPVTDNGEIGKLEKKRSFGVSVVKTASFHLKRLAAFSKVKKYDRTDSAAFHALKKFKFITVAKTDGDNGWSEVEKRFDDITEETNGLLHRSQFSKCIGMKKGSENFGGELFDGMCRRKHMVPDSIDKAVMKEFWEQISEPKFDSRLKTFFDMIDKNGDGRITENEITEIISLSAATNNLSNIKNQAKEYAALIMEELDPDGLGYIMVEHLEMLLLHGSDDSTEIESKDLSQMLDSIKPRSKYEDSPIGKRCIETINFLHDNWKRNWILILWISVMCALFTYKFIQYRRKAAYEVMGHCVCMAKGAAETLKLNMAIILLPVCRNTVTWLRSKTKLGIVVPFNDNLNFHKVIAVAIAIGVGIHAIYHLACDFPSLLHANSEKYKLMEPYFGKQPTNYWHFVKSWEGVTGIIMVVLMTIAFTLASPWFRRSRVKVPKPEKLKCLETLDSRRKIFAFNTLKILQPLNNLIGFNAFWYSHHLFVFVYALLIVHGIKLYFTKEWYKKTTWMYLAIPIIIYALERLTRLLRSRIKSVKILKAVVYPGDVLGLHMSKPKGFKYKSGQYMFVNCADVSPFQWHPFSITSSPEDDYLSVHIKDQGDWTKSLISKFKESCRKPTDGQSGLLRVDCSPVDNSPSTLPKVMIDGPYGAPAQDYKQYEIVLLVGLGIGATPMISIVKDILNNVKAKENEEGNTIEEGTRSSQNKKTHLSNFKTRKAYFYWVTGEQGFFDWFKGVMNEVSEEDHYGVIDIHNHLTSIFEEGDSRSTLIAALQSLNYAKNGIDIVAGTPVKSHFARPNWRSVYKHVEANHPNKRVGVFYCGNAAPVEELRKLASDYSHNSKTNTKFDFHKENF from the exons ATGGGAACTAACGAAATTGAAGTAGTTTCTTCAGAACTCATTGAAAGGGTACCTCACCACAACAATGGTTCACTTAACAGAAGAAAAACAAAGTCAAACTCAGTTATATCTCCGGAACTGGAacaagatgatgaagatgatgatgatgatgaaggttTTGCTGAAGCAACTTTCGTTCTTCAAGGTGACTCTGTTACTTTAGAGAGTGTTAAACCTGTTACTGATAATGGAGAAATTGGCAAACTAGAGAAGAAAAGATCTTTTGGTGTTTCGGTTGTGAAAACTGCTTCTTTTCATTTGAAGCGTTTAGCTGCTTTTTCTAAAGTGAAGAAGTATGATAGGACTGATTCTGCAGCTTTTCATGCTCTCAAGAAATTCAAGTTTATCACTGTTGCTAAAACTGATGGTGATAATGGATGGTCAGAGGTTGAGAAGCGGTTTGATGATATTACTGAAGAAACTAATGGTTTACTTCATCGTTCTCAATTTTCCAAATGCATAG GGATGAAAAAGGGGTCTGAGAACTTTGGAGGTGAGCTTTTTGATGGTATGTGTAGGAGGAAGCATATGGTTCCGGATTCAATTGATAAGGCAGTGATGAAGGAGTTTTGGGAACAGATTTCTGAGCCTAAATTTGATTCTAGGCTCAAAACATTCTTTGACAT GATTGATAAAAATGGAGATGGCAGAATCACGGAGAATGAAATTACAGAG ATTATTAGCCTTAGCGCCGCTACAAACAACCTCTCAAACATAAAGAATCAGGCAAAGGAATATGCTGCTTTGATCATGGAAGAACTAGACCCTGATGGCTTAGGATATATCATG GTAGAACACCTGGAGATGCTCTTGTTGCATGGATCAGATGATTCTACAGAAATAGAGAGTAAGGACCTGAGCCAAATGCTAGATAGCATAAAGCCAAGGTCTAAATATGAAGACAGTCCTATTGGGAAGAGGTGTATAGAGACAATTAACTTTCTGCATGACAATTGGAAGAGAAATTGGATATTAATATTGTGGATTAGTGTTATGTGTGCTCTATTTACATACAAATTCATACAGTATAGAAGAAAAGCTGCTTATGAGGTAATGGGACATTGTGTGTGCATGGCTAAAGGTGCAGCTGAGACACTCAAATTGAACATGGCTATTATCTTGTTACCTGTTTGTCGAAATACTGTTACATGGCTTAGGAGTAAGACCAAGCTAGGCATTGTTGTTCCTTTTAATGACAACCTCAACTTCCACAAG GTAATAGCTGTGGCAATAGCAATTGGAGTTGGTATTCATGCTATTTATCATCTAGCTTGTGACTTTCCTAGCCTTCTTCATGCAAATAGTGAAAAGTACAAACTTATGGAACCATATTTTGGAAAACAACCAACAAATTATTGGCATTTTGTGAAATCATGGGAAGGAGTAACAGGGATTATAATGGTTGTTTTAATGACAATAGCTTTCACATTGGCTAGTCCTTGGTTCAGGAGAAGTAGGGTGAAGGTGCCCAAACCTGAAAAACTCAAATGCCTTGAAACCCTTGATAgtagaagaaaaatatttgCTTTCAATACACTCAAAATCCTCCAACCCCTTAATAATCTAATTGGTTTCAATGCCTTTTGGTACTCTCATCATCTCTTTGTGTTTGTCTATGCCCTTTTGATTGTGCATGGAATCAAACTTTACTTTACTAAGGAATGGTACAAGAAAACG ACTTGGATGTATTTGGCTATTCCCATCATCATATACGCATTGGAAAGATTGACGAGACTACTCAGATCACGTATCAAGTCTGTGAAAATATTAAAG GCTGTTGTTTATCCTGGAGATGTGTTGGGACTTCATATGTCAAAACCTAAGGGGTTTAAGTACAAAAGTGGACAATACATGTTTGTAAATTGTGCTGATGTCTCTCCATTTCAATG GCATCCATTTTCCATAACCTCTTCCCCAGAAGATGATTACCTTAGTGTTCACATCAAGGACCAAGGTGACTGGACCAAGAGTCTCATATCCAAATTCAAAGAG AGTTGCCGTAAACCAACGGATGGGCAGAGTGGACTTCTAAGAGTTGATTGCTCCCCGGTGGATAACAGCCCAAG TACTCTCCCTAAAGTTATGATAGATGGTCCTTATGGAGCTCCTGCACAAGACTACAAACAATATGAGATAGTTTTACTTGTTGGCCTAGGAATTGGGGCTACCCCAATGATAAGTATAGTAAAGGACATCTTGAATAATGTCAAGGCCAAGGAAAATGAGGAAGGGAACACAATAGAGGAAGGAACAAGATCATCACAAAACAAGAAAACACATTTGAGTAACTTTAAAACTAGAAAGGCTTATTTTTATTGGGTGACTGGGGAACAAGGTTTCTTTGATTGGTTTAAAGGTGTAATGAATGAGGTATCTGAAGAAGATCATTATGGAGTAATTGATATTCACAATCACTTGACTAGTATATTTGAAGAGGGTGATTCTCGTTCTACTCTCATTGCTGCGCTTCAATCATTAAACTATGCTAAAAACGGCATTGATATCGTTGCTGGAACACCCGTTAAGTCTCACTTCGCCAGACCCAATTGGCGTAGTGTCTACAAGCACGTTGAAGCTAATCATCCAAATAAACGCGTTG GAGTATTTTACTGTGGTAATGCTGCACCTGTTGAAGAACTTCGTAAGTTAGCTTCAGATTACTCTCACAACTCAAAAACAAACACCAAATTTGATTTTCACAAAGAGAATTTCTAG